In Amycolatopsis sp. FBCC-B4732, the genomic stretch ACCGGCGTGGTCAGCACCGCGGGCGACCCGATGAACGTCCGGGCGAGCGCGAGCACGTCGGCCGCCATCAAGGGCCTCGCGGCGAACTACGCCAAGGTGACCATCGAGTGCTACGTCGAGGGCGACACCGTCACCGGCAAGTTCGGCACCAGCAACATCTGGGACCGCATCGGCCCCGGCCACTACGTGTCGGACACCTACCTGCAGACCGGCTCCGACCTCCCGGTGGCGCCGAAATGCTGAAGCACTGAAGCGCGGCTCGAGTGAGCCTCGATCATCGCGTGGTTGACTGCCCTCACCCCCGCGATAACAGCGAAGGCCCGGTGTCCCCCACCGGGCCTTCGCCCTTTTCTCCGCCATTCCCGCTCAGCGGGACGTCAATTCACAAGCGTGAATGCGAGTTCGCCGGGTGTACAACTCACGGGTGACCGTGCAAAAATTCCGGGCACTTTCCCCGCACGGAATGGCGGTCCCCTGTGAGCGTTTCCCGGAGAACCCTGCTGACCACCGCGGCCGGTGCCGCGGTGGCCGCGAGCAGCCCGACCCCTGCTTTCGCGGCCACCCCCGAACTTCCCGACCAGGCCACCGTGACCCGGACGCTCCGCCAAGCGGCCGATTACGCGGTGGCGAAGCTGCGCGCGGTGGCCCCCGGCGTCACCGCGTTCCCGGTCGGCACGAAGTTCGAGAAATGGACCTATTCGCAGAATGGCGACTGGGTCGGCGGATTCTGGCCCGGCCAGTTGTGGCTGGCCTGGCTGCACAGCGGCGAGGAACAATTCAGGACCCTCGCACTGGCGTCCGCGGAGAAACTCGCGCCGCGCCGGACCGACACCGGAACGCACGACCTCGGCTTCCTCTTCTACCCCTCGTGGGTGACCGCCTGGCGGCTCACCGGCGACGAGAAGTGGCGCGCGGGCGCGATCCAGGCCGCGTCATCGCTCATCAAGCGCTACAACCCGGCCGGGAAGTTCATCCGCGCCTGGGGTGCGCTGAACGACCCGGGCAATGCCGGCCGCGTCATCATGGACACGATGATGAACCTGGACCTGCTGGCGTTCGCGACCGAGCAGACCGGGGACCCGGCGTACCTGGACATCGCGGTCGCGCACGCCAGGACCGCGCAGAAGAACTTCCCGCGCCCCGACGGGTCGACGCCGCACGTGTTCGACTTCGACCCGGTCACCGGCGCGCCGGTCGGGCCCAACACCGTGCAGGGCTACAGCCCGGCGTCGTGCTGGTCGCGCGGGCAGGCGTGGGGCGTCTACGGGTTCACCACGATCCACCGGCGCACCGGCGACCCGGAGTTCCTGACGACGGCGCAGCGCCTCGCGGACTACGCGCTGTCCCGGCTGACCGCCGACCACGTGCCGGTGTGGGACTACCTGGCGCCGCAGGCCCCCGACGACGTCAAGGACGCCTCCGCCGGCGTGATCATGGCGTGCGGCCTGCTGGACCTGGCCGAGCTCACGCACCGCCCGCAGTACCGGGACAGCGCGCTGCGCATCCTGACGGCGGTGTCGCGCACGTGCCTGACGACGAAGTCCACCCGCGCCGAAGCGAGCGTCGCCCGCTGCACCCGCAACCGCCCGGCCGAGGACGGCGTCGAGGTGTCGCTCCCCTACGCCGACTACTACCTGCTGGAAGGCATCCTGCGGGTGCTGGACCGGCGGAAGGTCGACCGCGCGGTCGACCTGTCGAGCGTGTAGCGGCGTCCGGGGAGGCCGCCACCTTCCCGGACGCGCTTTCAGTGCTGGTGGTGCGCGTGCACCTTGGCGTGGCCGAGACCGCGCCCGATCATCCACTTGTTGACCGGCACCGTGACGACGAACGCGATCGCCAGCGACAGCGCCAAGGCCAGCCAGAAGAGGAAGCTGGCCAGCCCCGCGTCCATCGCCCCCGGGATCGCCACGACCACGGTGTTGTCGATCAGCTCCATGACGGCGATCGACACGGTGTCCGCGGCGAGCGCGACCTTGAAGGCGGCCTGGACGCCCAGGCCCGACTTCAGGACCCCGCGCATGGTCAGGCCGTAGCCGAAGACGAAGGCCAGCGCGATCGAGAGGACCACGGTCGCCGCGTTGTGCAGGCCGAACGCCGTGCCCAGCACCATGCCGAGCACCTCACCGATGGCGCAGCCGGTCAGGCAGTGGAGGGTCGCCTGGATCGCCGTCGCCCACGAAGCCCCGTGCTGTTCGTTCATGCCGGCGACTATACCCCTGGGGGGTACCAAACGCGAGTTCCGCGAGTCACACGCCGAACGACGAGGGGCGCCCGAGAGGGCGTCATCGTCACCCTGCGTGGCCGACACCGCCGACCAGGCGATCTTCTTCTCATCCACCCGGAGCAGAACTCACTTCCGTAACCCTTTGCGCACATCCCGTTGACCTCCGTTACCCGGGGCCCTACCGTTCGCCCTTGGTCTCCACCGTGCGCAGACCGTCCGCAAGTCATGAGGAATGGGTGGGATGCGAGGGCCGACGAAGACCTTCCGGCTGGTCGCGACGCTGCTGCTGGGTGCCGTGCTGACGGTCGGGGGCTGCTCGGACCAGCTGGGCAGCGCGCCCGCGCCGGCTCCCACCCGGGTCGCCTTCGTGCCGAAGATCGGGGGCATCCCGTACTTCGAGGCCATGGACACCGGCGGGCAGGAAGCCGCGAAGCAGCTGGGCGTGGCGTGGTCCACGAACGCGCCGGGCAGCGTCGACCCGGCCGCCCAGGTCGCCATCCTGCGTGAGCTGATCGCCAAGAAGGTCGACGTCATCGTCGTGGCGCCCAACGACCCGGCCGCGCTCGCGCAGGTGATCGGCGAGGCCCGGGCGAAGGGCATCCACGTGCTGACCTCGGACACCGACGCGCCGGGCACGCAGCGTGAGGTGTTCGTCAACCAGGCCACCGCCAAGGGCATCGGGACCGCGCTCGTCGACGCGCTGATGAAGAAGACCGGCGGCACCGGGCAGTACGCGATCGTCTCCTGCGGCCCGGCCGCGGCGAACCTCAACACGTGGATCGCGGTCCAGAAGGACTACGCCGCCACGCAGTACCCGAAGGCCCAGCTCGTCGAGACCGTCTACGCGGGCGAGGACCAGGACACCGCGACGAACCTCGCCAAGGAGCTGATGGCCCGCCACCCCGGGCTGACCGGGCTGATCGGCGAGTGCACGACGTCGGCGCCCGGCGTCGCGAAGGCCGTGCGCGACGCGGAAAAGATCGGCCAGGTCTTCACCGTCGGGGTCGGGACGCCGCAGGCGATCAAGCCGTTCCTGCTCGACGGGTCCTGCTCGCAGTCGGTGCTGTGGAACGTCGAGTCGCTCGGCTACCTCACCGCGTGGACGGCGAAGCAGGTCGCCGACGGCAAGCCGCTCCAGGCCGTCAACAAGGTGAGCCTGGAGTTGCCGGCGGTGAAGTTCGACGCCCCGTCGAAGACCGTCCTGCTGGGCGATCCGCTGCTCATCACCGCCGACAACGTCGACCAGTTCAAGTACTAGCGCACGTCGATGGTGACCGTCGCGGTGCTCGTCGCCGCCGGGAGCCTCGTGGTGTCGACGGCCAGGTACTCGCCGTCGTCCTGGCGCCCGTCCGGCAGCGTCTTCGGGTGCAGCGCGTACGGCGGTGCCGCGTTCGTCACGGCGTCGATGCCGAAGTCGTTGTCGTTGCTGATCACGACGGTCCGGCCGCCGTCGGTGGTCGCGACGCCTTCGACCTTGTCGTGCCCGAAGAAGCCGCCGCTCGGGTCCAGCCCGGTCACCAGGGCACCGAGGTCGAGGTACAGCTTCTTCGAAACCGGCTTGATGCCGGCCGCGGCCAGGTCGGCGGTCGCCTGGGCGGTGGTGTCCTTGCCGACGTAGGCGTCGATGCTCTTGCCGCCGACGAGCAGGCCGCCCTTGACGGCGTCGTACCCCGCGGCGCGCGGGCCGACGTCGGTGGCGCCGCTCAGGTCGATCTCGTACAGCTTTTTGAAAGCACCCGGCTCCGGCTTGCCGTCGCGCTCGTCCACCAGGAACCGCGTGGCCGACAGCGCCGTGATCTCGCTGACCGCGGTGCCCGTCGTGTCCGGGTCGTCGAGCAGGTAGAGGTACTCGTGCGTGGCGCGGGTCCGCAGGTCGACGGTGACGATCCGCAGCGTCGTCACGTTGCCCGGCTTCTTCGTCAGGTCCGGCTGCTGCAGCGCCGACTGCATGACGCCGACCAGCGTCCGGCCGTCCGGGGTGAGCGCGAGGCCTTCCATGCCCTTGTTCGGGACGCGGTACTTCAGCTCGCCCGGCAGCGAGCCGTCGTACGGCGAGAGGCGCTCGAGCGCGCGGCCGTCGCGGCCGAAGTGCGTGATGAAGGGGCCGTACTCGTCGGACACCCAGAACGTGCCGTCGCGCTGGGCGACCAGGCCTTCGGAGTCGTAGCCGTTCGCGGACTTCGGGAGGGTGTTCCCGTTCAGGTCGACGATGGTCTCGCCGGTGTCGGCGACCGGGCTGACCTGGCCGTTGTACGGCGTGCCGTCCGCCGCGCGCAGCGGGACCACCTTCTCCAGCACGGCCTTCCCGTCCCGCAGCCGGAACTTGCCGATCGCCGGGGTGAACGCGGGCAGCGGCTCGATCTTGCCGCCACCGGGCGCGTCGACGTTCGGGCCGCGGTCGGTGAGGCCGTAGACCTCGTCACGGGAGCCGGGCACCGGGGTCAGCGCCGAACCGTAGGCGCCGCCCTTGATCTCGACGCCGCCGACCGTCGCCAGCGGCGGCAGGGCCGTCGGGTAGAGCTTCACCGCGTCGGAAACGGTGTAGGTGAAGGAATCCCGGCCGGTGAAGCCGGGCGCCGGGGTGTAGTGGAAGGTCCCGTCGGCGCCGATCGCCACCGTGCCGTGCGCGGCCGCGGTGTGCCGGACGACCGCGGTGGCCGACCGGTCGTTGCCGAGCACCCCGCCCCGCAGCGGCTGCCCCGCGCGCACGCGGTAGTGGTCGTCCTTCGCCCGCGGGCCGTGGTCGTGGGCCGCCGCCGGTCCCGCCGCCACCAGCGGCAGCGCCAGGACCCCGGCCACCAGGGCGATTCGTACCCGCTTCATCCGGTTCTCCTCCTCCGGCGCGTCGATCGCGCCGGAGGAGGAGTCTGAGCGGCCGAAGTGGACAACGGACGTCTTCGAGAAGGCGCCGGCCTTAACGGTGCCGACGTCCGTGCGCGGCCGCGGCTCCGCCGCCGAGCACCAGGATCAGCGCGGTGAGCCCCCAGCGGCGTTGCTGCCGGGTCCGGTGCGCGGTGTCGTCGGCCACCGGCTGCGGTTTCTCGGTCGGCCGCGCGCGCGGTGCCGACGTCGGCGGCGGCGCCGGTGCCGGGGTGACCTCCCGGGGGCGGACGACCGGCGCCGGCGTGGGTGCCGGCACCGGCACCGGGGCGGCCGGCTGTTCGACCGGCGGCGGCCGCGGCGGGGGCGGGGGCTCCGGCGCCGGGGTGGTCGGGGTCGGCGTCGGTGCCGGGGTCGTCGTCTGCGGCGGGGCCGGTGTCGTGGTCGGCGGCGGAGGTGGCTCAGGCGACGACGTCGTGGGCGGCGGGGGCGGCGGTGTTTCGGTGAGGCAGCCGGCCGCGTCGCCGCTCACCAGCACCGGCCCGGTCGCGACCTCGACCGCCGGGCCCGAGCCGTCACGCGGCAGCCGGTAGGTGACGCTGCGGTGCCCGTCGCGGTTGGCCGTGGCGTAGATCGCGCCGGGGCCGAGCACGACCGAGCCGTACGCGCCGCCGTCGGGGAACCTCAGCCCGGGCACCGGCACAACCTTCCCGGTCGCCGGGTCGAGCGTGACGACGGCACCGCCGCCGCGCGAAGTCGTCGAGACGCCGTAGAGCAGCCCGTCCACCGGGTCGTAGGCGAAGTCGTCGACGCTGACGGCCAGCGACACCGGCCGCAGCGGCGTCCGGTGCACGACCCGCAGGTAGTCCTGGGTCGCCGGGCTGATGTCCACTGTGTACAGATCGCTGTCCTGCCGGACGTACCAGCGGTTCCCGGCGACCGCGCCGGCGGTGGCACCGGTGACCAGGCTCCACAGTGGACGCGTCGCGCCCGCGCGGCCGATCACGCCCAGGTCGGTGACGGTGCCTTGGCCGTCGATCCGGACGGCGTGCGCGCCGTGGGCGTACCGGCCGCCGCGGGTGCCGTCGGCGACGCCGTAGACGAAGCCCTGCGCGGCGGAGTACCCCATCGCGTTGATCCAGTATCCGGCCTGCGTCAGGCGTTTCGTGGCGCCGCCGGGCAGGTCGAGCAGCCGCAACGTCGTCGGCGCGCCGCTGCGTTCGTTTTCCGCCTGCAGGATGGTGCAGCGGTCCGGCGCCTGGGCCGCCGGCTGCCGGGACGGCGTGAGCCAGCCGGTCGCCGCGAGCAGCGCCGAGACCGCCGCGGCGACGCCGAGCATCGCCGCCCAGCGGGCCCGCGTGCCGGTCAAGCCAGCCGGTCCAGCGCCGTCGTGAACGCCTCCGGCGGCACCTTCGCCCCGCCGCTGAACGGGTTCTGCAGTTCGTGGATCGCGAACAGCAGCAACGTGATCGTGCCGGCCAGGGTGGACACGATGATGATGTGCGCGGCCAGCCGGGTGCCGCCGAACAGGTTGGGCAGCAGGATCGCGGTGATGATGCTGCCGAGGATCAGCGCGAACCAGACGACCGCGCCGACCCCACCGCCGCCGGAGTTGGCCAGCCGCTGCTGGCGGGCCTGGTAGACCGACCAGAGCTGGTTGGTGGCCTCGGTCTTGCGGTCGATCTGCCAGTCGCCGTCGACGTCGGCGGCCGCGACCGCCTGGCGCATCTGGTCGAGCTGCGTCCAGCCGGTCGCGGGGATCGCGCCGCCGTCGGCCAGGCGCGGCCATTCCTGGTCCTCGACCGTGCGCGCATAGGCGACGGCGAGCTCGCGCACCCGGTCCTTCGTGTCGGCGGGCAGCGCGTCGGCCGCCCAGGTGGCCGCGACCAGGCTGTCGGCCTCGGTCTGCGCGTCCTGGCTCGCGGAGCCGACGGAGTCGAACAGGGAGATGAGCACGAACGCGACCAGCACCGCGTGCAGCCCGCCGACGATGGTGAACACCTGGCCCGCCGCGTCGTTGTTGTCGGGCCGGCCTTCGTCCCAGCCGAACCGGCGGACCAGGTAGGCGATCAGGCCCCCCACCAAGGCCGCGCCGGCCACCCAGAGCGCACCGGTCACGAAGATGTTCATCCACGTCCTTTCCCCGCCGGGGTTTCCACCACCGGGATCACCCAAGTCACCAATCCGGCCGAAAGCAGGCGGACGCGGTCCGCAGCCGATCCCCACGACGCGCCGGTTTCCGCCGTGGCTGCCGCCGGATCGGTAACCAGCGAGACAGTAGTCACGGGTTTCCGGCCGGACAACCGTACATTGTTCGATTCATCCGGGTGGCCGCACCCCGGTCCAGGATTTCGCCGGTTCGGCCCAGTTCCCGGCAGCCGGACGGCGGTCATCGCTCCGGCCGGCGACCGGCTGTTCCCCTTATGAGCTGGGCACTTCCCGACCGGGTGACGCTCGCACACCGGGGGTGACCAAGCCTCCGGCGGCGGGTGTCCGAAATGGCGGCGCGGCTCCCGTCAATCGAACTCGGTGACCCGATCGTGGCATTGTGCGGTGGCGCGCCGTTGCTATGTTGATTTCGCGACTTCGCTGGACCGCGCGAATTTCGCTCCGACGCGATTGATGAGGGGTTTTCGCTGTGACTGTCACCGACCCGGTGGAATCCGAACAGACACCACTGAGCCTCGGCCGCGCCGCCGCCCGGACACTGGCCACCACGACCAAGTCCGTACCCCAGATGCAAGGCATCTCCACCCGCTGGCTCCTCAAAGCCCTCCCCTGGGTCGAAGTCGCAGCCGGCTCCTACCGCGTCAACCGCCGCCTCTCCTACGCCGTCGGCGACGGCCGCGTCACCTTCACCACCACCGGCGCCACCGTCCGCGTCATCCCCCCCGAACTCGGCGAACTCGCCCCCCTACGCGGCTACGACGACGAAGACGTCCTCACCGAACTCGCCACCCGCTTCACCCAGCACGAATACCAACCCGGCGACACCCTCGTCGAATTCGGCTCCCCCGCCGACCAGGTCTTCCTCATCGCCCACGGCAAAATCACCAAAATCGGCACCGGCGCCTACGGCGACCACACCACCCTCGCCACCCTCGCCGACGGCGACTACTTCGGCGACACCACCCTCACCCACACCGACGGCATCTGGGAATTCACCGCCAAAGCCGTCACCACCTGCACCGTCCTCACCCTCCCCCGCACCGCCTTCGACGACGTCCTCTCCCGCGCCGACACCCTCCAGGCGCACCTGCAGGCCTACCTGTCGCAGGGCTCCACAGCACGCAACGACCACGGCGAAGCGGAAATCTCCCTCGCCTCCGGCCACGACGGCGAACCCCACCTGCCCGGCACCTTCGTCGACTACGAAGCCCAACCCCGCGAATACGAACTCTCCGTCGCCCAGACCGTCCTGCGCGTGCACTCCCGCGTCGCCGACCTCTACAACCAGCCGATGAACCAGATCGAGCAGCAGCTCCGCCTCACCATCGAAGCCCTGCGCGAACGCCAGGAACACGAACTGGTCAACAACACCGACTTCGGGCTCCTGCACAACGCCGACTTCTCCCAGCGCATCCCCACCCGCACCGGCCCACCCACCCCCGACGACCTCGACGAACTGCTCACCCTGGTCTGGAAAGACCCCGGCTTCTTCCTCGCCCACCCCACCACCATCGCCGCGTTCGGCCGCGAATGCACCAAAGCCGGCATCTACCCCGGCTCCACCGACCTCGGCGGGCACCAGGTCCCCGCCTGGCGCGGCGTCCCGATCCTGCCCTGCAACAAAATCCCCGTCTCCGACACCCGCACCAGCTCCATCCTGCTGATGCGCACCGGCGAACAAGCCCAAGGCGTCGTCGGGCTCCACCAGACCGGCCTGCCCGACGAATACCAGCCCGGGCTCAACGTGCGGTTCATGGGCATCAGCGAACAGGCCATCATCTCCTACCTCGTCTCCGCCTACTACTCCGCCGCGGTGCTGGTCCCGGACGCGCTGGCGGTGCTCGACAGCGTCGAACTCGGCCGGGAAGGCTGACCGTGACCGTCACCGACGAACCATCGGTGCAGCTCTCCCTCGGGGTCGCCGCCGCCCGGACCCTGGCCACCACCACCAAAACCCCGCCCCAGATGCGGGCCATCACCCCACGCTGGCTACTGACCCAGCTACCCTGGGTCGACGTCCCCGCCGGCAGCTACCGGGTCAACCGGCGCCTCACCTACACCCTCGGCGACGGCAAACTCACCTTCTACACCACCGGCAGCCACGTCCACGTCGTCCCCGCCGAACTCACCGAACTGGAACTCCTGCGCGGCTTCAGCGACGAAACCGCACTGGCAGCACTGGCGGAGGCGTTCGAGCAACGCGAATACGACCCCGGCGCCACCCTCGTCACCGAAGGCACCCCCCTGGACACGCTCGTGCTGATCGCGCACGGCAAAGTCACCCGCCACCGCACCGGCCCCTACGGCGACGACACCACCCTCACCACCGCCACCGACGGCGACCACCTCGGCGCCGACCTCCTCGCCCGCCACGACACCACCTGGGAATACACCGCCCGCGCCGCCACCCGCGTCATCGCACTCGCCCTGCCCGCGGCCGCCTACGCCCGGCTCAACGGACGCCTGCAATCCCTGCGGACCCATGTGGCCGAGGCGATCGGACGGCCCCGCAAACCCCACAACGGCAAAGGCGAAGCCGCGATCGACCTCTCCGCCGGGCACGACGGAGAACCGCTGCTGGCCGGCACCTACGTCGACTACGACCCCTCACCCCGCGAATACGACCTCGCCCTCGCCCAAACCGTCCTGCGGGTCCACAACCGGGTCACCGACCTCTACAACCAGCCGATGAACCAGCTCCACCAGCAACTGCGGCTCACCGTCGAAGCGTTGCGGGAACGGCAAGAACACGACCTGATCAACAACACCGACTTCGGGCTCCTGCACAACGCCGGCCTCAAACAACGCCTCACCACCCGCACCGGCCCACCCACCCCGCTGGACATGGACGACCTGCTCTGCCGGCGACGGAAAACGAAATTCTTCCTCGCCCACCCCCGCGCCATCGCCGCCTTCGGACGCGCCTGCACCGCACACCGGATATATCCCGACAGCACAGTCGTGGACGGGAAACGGGTCTGTGCCTGGCGGGGAGTGCCGATCCTGCCCTGCGACAAAATTCCCGTCACCGACACCGGAACCACCTCGATCCTCGCCATGCGCACCGGCGAAGACGACGCCGGAGTCATCGGGTTACGCCCCAAAGAACTCCCCGACGAATACCAGCCCGGGATCAACGTCCGGCTCATGGGAACCAGCGACCGCGCGGTCACCTCATACCTCGTCTCCGCCTATCACTCCGCGGCCGTGCTGGTCCCGGACGCACTGGGAGTACTGGACGACGTGGAGGTCGGGCGCGCATGACGACCATGGACGCACGCACCGCGGCACGTTCGCTCCCGGACGTGCTCGCGTGGAGCAAGAGCCTCGTCGACCCGGCGCTGCGCACCGCCGCGGAACGCCTGCCGGACATGATGCGGCGGATCGCCGGCTACCACTTCGGCTGGTGGGACGCCCAGGGCGAACCGTCGAACGCGGACGGCGGCAAGGCGCTGCGGCCCGCGCTGGTCCTGCTGTGCGCGGAGGCCGCGGGCGGCGACCCGGTGGACGCGGTGCCCGCGGCCGTCGCGGTCGAGCTGGTGCACAACTTTTCGCTGCTACACGACGACGTCATGGACGGCGACACCACCCGCCGCCACCGCGCGACGGCGTGGACGGTGTTCGGC encodes the following:
- a CDS encoding DUF4239 domain-containing protein, with amino-acid sequence MNIFVTGALWVAGAALVGGLIAYLVRRFGWDEGRPDNNDAAGQVFTIVGGLHAVLVAFVLISLFDSVGSASQDAQTEADSLVAATWAADALPADTKDRVRELAVAYARTVEDQEWPRLADGGAIPATGWTQLDQMRQAVAAADVDGDWQIDRKTEATNQLWSVYQARQQRLANSGGGGVGAVVWFALILGSIITAILLPNLFGGTRLAAHIIIVSTLAGTITLLLFAIHELQNPFSGGAKVPPEAFTTALDRLA
- a CDS encoding family 2B encapsulin nanocompartment shell protein — protein: MTVTDEPSVQLSLGVAAARTLATTTKTPPQMRAITPRWLLTQLPWVDVPAGSYRVNRRLTYTLGDGKLTFYTTGSHVHVVPAELTELELLRGFSDETALAALAEAFEQREYDPGATLVTEGTPLDTLVLIAHGKVTRHRTGPYGDDTTLTTATDGDHLGADLLARHDTTWEYTARAATRVIALALPAAAYARLNGRLQSLRTHVAEAIGRPRKPHNGKGEAAIDLSAGHDGEPLLAGTYVDYDPSPREYDLALAQTVLRVHNRVTDLYNQPMNQLHQQLRLTVEALRERQEHDLINNTDFGLLHNAGLKQRLTTRTGPPTPLDMDDLLCRRRKTKFFLAHPRAIAAFGRACTAHRIYPDSTVVDGKRVCAWRGVPILPCDKIPVTDTGTTSILAMRTGEDDAGVIGLRPKELPDEYQPGINVRLMGTSDRAVTSYLVSAYHSAAVLVPDALGVLDDVEVGRA
- a CDS encoding DUF4396 domain-containing protein gives rise to the protein MNEQHGASWATAIQATLHCLTGCAIGEVLGMVLGTAFGLHNAATVVLSIALAFVFGYGLTMRGVLKSGLGVQAAFKVALAADTVSIAVMELIDNTVVVAIPGAMDAGLASFLFWLALALSLAIAFVVTVPVNKWMIGRGLGHAKVHAHHQH
- a CDS encoding esterase-like activity of phytase family protein, whose translation is MKRVRIALVAGVLALPLVAAGPAAAHDHGPRAKDDHYRVRAGQPLRGGVLGNDRSATAVVRHTAAAHGTVAIGADGTFHYTPAPGFTGRDSFTYTVSDAVKLYPTALPPLATVGGVEIKGGAYGSALTPVPGSRDEVYGLTDRGPNVDAPGGGKIEPLPAFTPAIGKFRLRDGKAVLEKVVPLRAADGTPYNGQVSPVADTGETIVDLNGNTLPKSANGYDSEGLVAQRDGTFWVSDEYGPFITHFGRDGRALERLSPYDGSLPGELKYRVPNKGMEGLALTPDGRTLVGVMQSALQQPDLTKKPGNVTTLRIVTVDLRTRATHEYLYLLDDPDTTGTAVSEITALSATRFLVDERDGKPEPGAFKKLYEIDLSGATDVGPRAAGYDAVKGGLLVGGKSIDAYVGKDTTAQATADLAAAGIKPVSKKLYLDLGALVTGLDPSGGFFGHDKVEGVATTDGGRTVVISNDNDFGIDAVTNAAPPYALHPKTLPDGRQDDGEYLAVDTTRLPAATSTATVTIDVR
- a CDS encoding family 2B encapsulin nanocompartment shell protein; this translates as MTVTDPVESEQTPLSLGRAAARTLATTTKSVPQMQGISTRWLLKALPWVEVAAGSYRVNRRLSYAVGDGRVTFTTTGATVRVIPPELGELAPLRGYDDEDVLTELATRFTQHEYQPGDTLVEFGSPADQVFLIAHGKITKIGTGAYGDHTTLATLADGDYFGDTTLTHTDGIWEFTAKAVTTCTVLTLPRTAFDDVLSRADTLQAHLQAYLSQGSTARNDHGEAEISLASGHDGEPHLPGTFVDYEAQPREYELSVAQTVLRVHSRVADLYNQPMNQIEQQLRLTIEALRERQEHELVNNTDFGLLHNADFSQRIPTRTGPPTPDDLDELLTLVWKDPGFFLAHPTTIAAFGRECTKAGIYPGSTDLGGHQVPAWRGVPILPCNKIPVSDTRTSSILLMRTGEQAQGVVGLHQTGLPDEYQPGLNVRFMGISEQAIISYLVSAYYSAAVLVPDALAVLDSVELGREG
- a CDS encoding autoinducer 2 ABC transporter substrate-binding protein; the encoded protein is MRGPTKTFRLVATLLLGAVLTVGGCSDQLGSAPAPAPTRVAFVPKIGGIPYFEAMDTGGQEAAKQLGVAWSTNAPGSVDPAAQVAILRELIAKKVDVIVVAPNDPAALAQVIGEARAKGIHVLTSDTDAPGTQREVFVNQATAKGIGTALVDALMKKTGGTGQYAIVSCGPAAANLNTWIAVQKDYAATQYPKAQLVETVYAGEDQDTATNLAKELMARHPGLTGLIGECTTSAPGVAKAVRDAEKIGQVFTVGVGTPQAIKPFLLDGSCSQSVLWNVESLGYLTAWTAKQVADGKPLQAVNKVSLELPAVKFDAPSKTVLLGDPLLITADNVDQFKY
- a CDS encoding DUF6923 family protein, encoding MTGTRARWAAMLGVAAAVSALLAATGWLTPSRQPAAQAPDRCTILQAENERSGAPTTLRLLDLPGGATKRLTQAGYWINAMGYSAAQGFVYGVADGTRGGRYAHGAHAVRIDGQGTVTDLGVIGRAGATRPLWSLVTGATAGAVAGNRWYVRQDSDLYTVDISPATQDYLRVVHRTPLRPVSLAVSVDDFAYDPVDGLLYGVSTTSRGGGAVVTLDPATGKVVPVPGLRFPDGGAYGSVVLGPGAIYATANRDGHRSVTYRLPRDGSGPAVEVATGPVLVSGDAAGCLTETPPPPPPTTSSPEPPPPPTTTPAPPQTTTPAPTPTPTTPAPEPPPPPRPPPVEQPAAPVPVPAPTPAPVVRPREVTPAPAPPPTSAPRARPTEKPQPVADDTAHRTRQQRRWGLTALILVLGGGAAAAHGRRHR
- a CDS encoding glycoside hydrolase family 88 protein produces the protein MSVSRRTLLTTAAGAAVAASSPTPAFAATPELPDQATVTRTLRQAADYAVAKLRAVAPGVTAFPVGTKFEKWTYSQNGDWVGGFWPGQLWLAWLHSGEEQFRTLALASAEKLAPRRTDTGTHDLGFLFYPSWVTAWRLTGDEKWRAGAIQAASSLIKRYNPAGKFIRAWGALNDPGNAGRVIMDTMMNLDLLAFATEQTGDPAYLDIAVAHARTAQKNFPRPDGSTPHVFDFDPVTGAPVGPNTVQGYSPASCWSRGQAWGVYGFTTIHRRTGDPEFLTTAQRLADYALSRLTADHVPVWDYLAPQAPDDVKDASAGVIMACGLLDLAELTHRPQYRDSALRILTAVSRTCLTTKSTRAEASVARCTRNRPAEDGVEVSLPYADYYLLEGILRVLDRRKVDRAVDLSSV